The proteins below are encoded in one region of Rhododendron vialii isolate Sample 1 chromosome 7a, ASM3025357v1:
- the LOC131332233 gene encoding uncharacterized protein LOC131332233, producing MGMVDIFKRRMKVFTLAFVIYLDYKALQQREKFIRKSKRAALWERLHERNAKRVLNLMIELEGLWVKLGQYLSTRADVLPNAYITLLKQLQDSLPPRPVDEVCQTIEKELGQSMDDLFLDFVKAPLATASIAQVHRATLRNGQEVVVKVQHQGVKTIILEDLKNAKSIVDWIAWAEPHYDFSPMIDEWCKEAPKELDFNHEAENTRTVFRNLGCKGNCNDRNPANFVDVLIPEVIQSTERLLVLEYMDGIRLNDTESLEAFGVDKQKLVEEITRAYAHQIYVDGFFNGDPHPGNFLVSKQAPHRPILLDFGLTKLLSSPMKHALAKMFLASAEGDHVALLSAFEEMGLRLRLDMPEQAMEVTSVFFRNSTPSNEALENVKSMAEQRTKNLKVLQDKMKLNQKEVKRFNPVDAFPGDIVIFTRVLNLLRGLSATMNVRIVYLDIMRPFAESVLDGNISKGPALNAQWINDTPVHSDVEAKLRQLLVELGDADKILGIQVCAYKDGEVIIDTSAGMLGRYDPRPVQPDSLFPVFSVTKGIAAGMLHWLVDNGKLRLDENVGNVWPQFRVNGKDLIKVHHVLNHTSGMHNALASLTQENPFLMLDWDECLSRIATSVPETEPGREQLYHYVSFGWLCGGIIEHASGKKFQEILEEAFIRPLNIDGELYIGIPPGVESRLATLTTDADDLKKLSGVSNRSDLPSTFQPSDIAQLATTLPALFNTLNVRRAIIPAANGHCSARALARYYAALADGGTVPPPHSSSSKPTLGSHPHLPKFASLKPPKQQKGYWRKLMTSANCTEGRMQKKSYSSGDSSYSMIPDNDNIGDSNNLTAETTIDADDHQSVSKIFSNPRIHDAFMGAGEYENLVLPSGKFGLGFRRCYAKDGSLIGFGHSGMGGSTGYCDIKNRFAISVTLNKMSFGGVTGKIVHLVCSELGIPVPEEYSRFGEGGADMQMNLEKPLIN from the exons ATGGGAATGGTTGACATCTTCAAAAGGCGAATGAAAGTTTTCACATTGGCTTTTGTTATCTACCTGGATTACAAG GCTTTACAGCAACGAGAGAAATTTATTAGAAAATCTAAGAGAGCTGCTCTATGGGAGAGACTTCACGAGCGTAATGCTAAGCGTGTCCTCAATTTGATGATAGAGTTGGAAGGTTTATGGGTGAAACTTGGGCAGTACTTGTCTACACGTGCAGATGTGCTTCCCAATGCCTATATAACACTTCTGAAGCAGCTACAGGACTCTCTTCCACCTCGACCTGTTGATGAG GTTTGTCAAACCATAGAAAAAGAGTTGGGACAATCTATGGATGACCTCTTCTTAGACTTTGTCAAAGCACCTCTGGCCACTGCATCG ATAGCACAAGTTCATCGTGCAACTCTGCGTAATGGACAGGAGGTGGTTGTGAAAGTTCAACATCAGGGTGTCAAGACAATAATATTGGAG GACTTAAAGAATGCGAAATCAATAGTCGATTGGATAGCATGGGCAGAACCACATTATGACTTCAGCCCTATGATAGATGAATGGTGCAAAGAAGCCCCGAAGGAACTGGATTTCAACCATGAAGCTG AAAATACTAGAACAGTCTTTAGAAATCTAGGCTGCAAAGGCAACTGCAATGATAGGAATCCTGCTAATTTTGTGGACGTACTGATCCCAGAAGTTATTCAG TCAACTGAAAGACTCCTCGTTTTAGAGTATATGGATGGGATTCGTTTAAATGATACTGAGTCGCTTGAAGCTTTTGGCGTTGACAAGCAAAAGCTTGTTGAAGAGATCACACGTGCTTATGCCCACCAAATTTATGTTGATGGCTTTTTCAATGGTGACCCTCATCCTG GAAATTTTCTTGTGAGCAAGCAAGCTCCTCATCGTCCAATTTTGCTCGATTTTGGGCTTACAAAGTTACTATCTAGTCCCATGAAACATGCTCTTGCAAAAATGTTTCTGGCATCTGCTGAG GGAGACCATGTGGCACTTTTGTCTGCCTTTGAAGAAATGGGGCTTAGGTTGCGCCTTGACATGCCAGAGCAGGCTATGGAGGTCACTAGTGTGTTCTTCCGTAATTCAACACCTTCAAATGAAGCTCTT GAAAATGTGAAATCTATGGCTGAGCAAAGAACGAAAAACCTGAAAGTCTTACAGGATAAGATGAAACTCAACCAAAAAGAAGTGAAACGTTTCAATCCT GTTGATGCTTTCCCAGGGGACATCGTGATATTTACTCGGGTTCTCAATTTGCTTAGAG GGCTTTCAGCCACGATGAATGTTCGCATAGTTTACCTAGATATCATGAGACCCTTTGCTGAGTCTGTTTTAGACGG CAACATTAGTAAAGGACCGGCATTGAATGCACAATGGATTAACGACACACCTGTCCATTCTGACGTGGAGGCTAAACTGAGACAGCTCTTAGTTGAGTTGGGAGATGCTGATAAAATACTTGGAATCCAG GTGTGTGCCTACAAAGATGGAGAAGTGATCATTGATACTTCTGCCGGAATGCTTGGAAGATATGACCCTCGTCCAGTTCAGCCTGATAGCTTATTTCCTGTTTTCTCTGTCACAAAGGGTATTGCAGCAGGAATGCTTCATTGGCTGGTGGATAATGG GAAATTGAGGCTTGATGAAAATGTTGGAAATGTTTGGCCACAGTTCAGAGTTAATGGAAAAGACCTGATAAAG GTACATCATGTGCTTAATCATACATCCGGTATGCATAATGCATTGGCCAGCCTTACACAAGAAAATCCATTCCTAATGCTTGATTGGGACGAGTGTTTGAGTCGCATAGCTACTTCAGTCCCGGAGACTGAACCTGGCCGTGAGCAGCTGTATCACTATGTTTCTTTTGGCTGGCTTTGTGGTGGAATCATTGAG CATGCATCTGGTAAGAAGTTTCAGGAAATTCTTGAAGAAGCCTTCATTCGTCCCCTGAACATTGACGGGGAGCTGTATATTGGAATTCCTCCAG GTGTGGAATCTCGACTTGCAACACTGACAACGGATGCAGATGACCTCAAGAAGCTCTCAGGTGTAAGCAACCGTTCAGACCTCCCCTCTACTTTCCAGCCAAGTGACATTGCCCAGCTTGCCACCACCCTTCCGGCTCTATTCAACACCCTAAATGTGCGCCGTGCAATTATACCAGCCGCTAATGGACATTGCTCAGCCCGTGCACTTGCGCGCTACTATGCAGCTTTAGCAGACGGTGGTACAGTCCCACCACCCCATTCCTCTTCTTCCAAGCCGACACTTGGCAGCCATCCTCATCTTCCCAAATTCGCTTCCTTAAAACCCCCCAAGCAGCAGAAAGGCTACTGGAGGAAGTTGATGACATCAGCAAACTGCACAGAAGGACGGATGCAAAAAAAATCGTATAGTTCGGGTGACAGTAGCTATAGTATGATTCCCGATAATGATAACATTGGCGACAGCAATAATTTGACAGCTGAAACCACAATAGACGCTGACGATCATCAAAGTGTGAGCAAGATATTTTCTAACCCTAGAATTCATGATGCATTCATGGGTGCTGGAGAATACGAAAATTTGGTTCTCCCAAGTGGGAAATTCGGGCTAGGGTTTAGGAGGTGCTACGCGAAGGATGGTTCCCTTATAGGATTCGGGCACTCGGGCATGGGCGGATCAACAGGCTACTGTGACATCAAAAACAGGTTTGCTATTTCTGTAACCCTGAACAAAATGTCGTTTGGTGGCGTTACTGGAAAGATAGTTCATCTTGTTTGCTCGGAGCTGGGTATACCTGTGCCCGAGGAATATTCCAGATTTGGTGAGGGGGGAGCGGACATGCAGATGAATTTAGAGAAACCACTTATTAACTGA